The Candidatus Accumulibacter similis genome has a segment encoding these proteins:
- the cysK gene encoding cysteine synthase A, with product MNIAGNVTELVGNTPLVRLNRLTEGIDGSICVKLEFYNPAHSVKDRIAVAMIDAAQASGRIGPETVVLEPTSGNTGIGLAMVCAARGIRCCFVMPETMSRERRLLLRAYGAELVLTPGPDGMGGAIRRAEEMAASDTRYFIPQQFENPANPAIHRATTAEEVWRDTDGQVDIFVAGVGTGGTITGVGEVLKARKPGLQVIAVEPEASPVLSGGTKGPHPIQGIGAGFVPGVLNTSIYDEVQRVGADDAFAIARRMATEEGLLVGISSGAAVWAALAVARRPENAGKLTVVIVPSFGERYLTTQLYAHLEV from the coding sequence ATGAACATCGCCGGAAACGTCACCGAACTGGTCGGCAACACGCCGCTGGTCAGGCTCAACCGCCTGACTGAAGGGATTGACGGCAGCATCTGCGTCAAGCTCGAGTTCTACAATCCCGCTCACAGTGTCAAGGACCGGATCGCGGTCGCCATGATCGACGCGGCGCAGGCGAGCGGTCGCATTGGTCCGGAGACGGTGGTGCTCGAGCCCACTTCCGGCAACACCGGCATCGGACTGGCGATGGTCTGCGCCGCGCGCGGCATCAGGTGCTGCTTCGTGATGCCGGAAACCATGAGCCGCGAACGTCGTCTGCTGCTCCGCGCCTACGGCGCCGAACTCGTGCTGACACCGGGGCCTGACGGCATGGGTGGCGCGATACGTCGCGCCGAGGAAATGGCGGCCAGCGACACGCGCTACTTCATCCCGCAGCAGTTCGAGAATCCGGCCAATCCCGCGATCCATCGTGCGACCACGGCCGAGGAGGTGTGGCGCGACACCGACGGCCAGGTGGACATCTTCGTCGCCGGTGTCGGCACCGGCGGCACCATCACCGGCGTCGGCGAAGTGCTCAAGGCGAGAAAGCCGGGGCTGCAGGTCATCGCCGTCGAGCCGGAAGCATCGCCGGTACTCTCGGGCGGCACCAAGGGTCCGCATCCAATCCAGGGAATCGGCGCCGGTTTCGTCCCCGGCGTGCTCAACACCAGCATCTACGACGAAGTGCAGCGGGTCGGTGCCGACGATGCGTTCGCCATCGCCCGCCGGATGGCAACCGAGGAAGGTCTGCTCGTGGGCATCTCCTCCGGCGCTGCCGTCTGGGCGGCGCTCGCCGTCGCTCGCCGGCCAGAGAACGCCGGCAAGCTGACGGTGGTGATCGTTCCCTCTTTCGGCGAGCGCTACCTGACGACCCAACTCTACGCGCATCTCGAAGTGTGA
- a CDS encoding HIT family protein: MLEHRVEDCELCQALGGEVIWESELCRVVAVGDPDYPGFCRVILNRHVREMTDLSEQERIRLMHVLFGVEKAIRALYQPDKINLASLGNMTPHLHWHVIPRWRDDRHFPNPVWAAPQRPQAQHRRAVDGRHLADQIINALRTR, from the coding sequence GTGCTTGAACACCGAGTCGAGGATTGCGAGCTGTGCCAGGCACTGGGCGGAGAGGTGATCTGGGAGAGCGAACTGTGTCGCGTCGTGGCCGTCGGCGATCCCGACTACCCCGGCTTCTGCCGCGTGATCCTCAACCGGCACGTGCGCGAAATGACGGATCTGAGCGAGCAGGAGCGGATACGCCTGATGCACGTCCTGTTTGGCGTCGAGAAAGCCATTCGCGCCCTCTACCAGCCCGACAAGATCAATCTCGCGAGCCTCGGCAACATGACCCCGCATCTGCATTGGCACGTGATTCCGCGCTGGCGTGATGACCGGCACTTCCCGAATCCGGTCTGGGCAGCGCCGCAGCGGCCGCAGGCACAGCACCGGCGCGCGGTCGACGGACGTCACTTGGCGGATCAGATCATCAACGCACTACGCACTCGCTAG
- a CDS encoding putative C-S lyase — MPAHAFERVVDRSRGDSLKWNRYAGRDVLPLWVADMDFAAPPAIIAALERRVAHGCFGYAEPMPGLYEAVIGNLRREYGWHVEAEWLLWLPGLVSGLNVACRAVDGDVVTATPVYPPFLSAPRLSGRRLTTAALCQVDERWVFDFAALQDAVLPGSRLLLLCHPHNPVGRAWQRQELEQIAAFSLRNDLIVCSDEIHCGLVLDEHRRHLPLAMLGDEVARRTITLMAPSKTWNIPGLGCAFAVIADPALRRRFSAAMRGIVPHVNVLGLAACEAAYRDCDDWQRALLVALRHNRDAVEAAVRSMPGLAMSHVEATYLAWIDARGLAVTDPAACFEEAGVGLSSGAEFGLAGWVRLNFGCPRSTLATALDRMAAACQAAARP, encoded by the coding sequence GTGCCGGCTCATGCCTTCGAGCGCGTCGTCGACCGCTCGCGTGGCGATTCGCTGAAGTGGAACCGCTACGCCGGGCGCGACGTGCTGCCGCTGTGGGTCGCCGACATGGACTTCGCCGCGCCGCCGGCGATCATCGCCGCGCTGGAGCGACGCGTCGCGCACGGCTGCTTCGGCTATGCGGAGCCGATGCCGGGGCTTTACGAAGCCGTGATCGGCAACCTGCGGCGCGAATACGGCTGGCACGTCGAGGCAGAGTGGCTGCTCTGGCTGCCCGGACTGGTGAGTGGGCTCAACGTCGCCTGCCGCGCCGTCGACGGTGACGTCGTGACGGCGACGCCGGTCTATCCGCCATTTCTCAGCGCTCCGCGCCTCTCAGGCCGGCGGCTGACGACCGCGGCACTGTGCCAGGTTGACGAGCGCTGGGTGTTCGACTTCGCGGCGCTGCAGGACGCGGTGCTGCCGGGTAGCCGGCTGCTGTTGCTCTGCCATCCGCACAACCCGGTCGGCCGCGCGTGGCAGCGGCAGGAACTCGAGCAGATCGCTGCCTTCAGCCTGCGCAACGACCTCATCGTCTGCTCCGACGAGATTCACTGCGGGCTTGTGCTCGACGAGCATCGCCGCCACCTGCCGCTGGCGATGCTCGGCGACGAGGTCGCGCGGCGGACGATCACGCTCATGGCGCCCTCCAAGACCTGGAACATTCCCGGTCTCGGCTGTGCCTTCGCGGTCATCGCCGACCCGGCCTTGCGTCGCCGTTTCAGCGCCGCCATGCGCGGGATCGTGCCGCACGTCAATGTGCTCGGCCTCGCTGCATGCGAAGCCGCCTATCGCGACTGCGACGACTGGCAGCGCGCCCTGCTCGTTGCGCTGCGCCACAACCGCGACGCCGTTGAAGCCGCCGTGCGCTCGATGCCCGGTCTTGCCATGAGCCATGTCGAGGCGACCTACCTGGCGTGGATCGACGCCCGCGGTCTCGCCGTGACCGACCCAGCGGCCTGTTTCGAGGAAGCCGGGGTCGGACTGTCGAGCGGCGCCGAATTTGGCCTGGCGGGCTGGGTCCGACTGAATTTCGGCTGCCCGCGGTCGACGCTCGCCACTGCCCTGGACCGTATGGCTGCTGCCTGCCAGGCCGCCGCTCGGCCATGA
- a CDS encoding DUF3683 domain-containing protein yields the protein MNARLREIPYNYTSFSDREIVIRLLGEDMWALLDELRTERVTGRSARMLYEVLGDIWVVQRNPYLEDDLLASGSRREALVEALRHRLREIDKRRHGNSRVQQLLVAARQAVDDFERHFAEIARLRSRAARVLARHTRRDNIAFDGLARVAHVTDATDWRVEYPFVVLHPDSEAEIAPLVRDCIELGLSIIPRGGGTGYTGGAIPLTPLAAVINTEKLSDIGAVDERTLPGCDRPCATIRTGAGVVTARVAEAAAAAGRVFAVDPTSAEASCIGGNIAMNAGGKKAVLWGTALDNLAWWKMVDATGHEMEITRLDHNLGKIHEQELVRFEIRRLRGDGRTPHGEAEILAIPGTQFRRSGLGKDVTDKFLAGLPGVQKEGTDGLIVAARWILHQMPRHTRTVCLEFFGQVREAVPAIVEITDHFKPGGAGKENGVLLAGLEHLDERYLRAVGYATKAKRRAETAGRPKMVLLGDIVGDDEAAVMRAASEVVRLCNLRSAEGFIAVDAETRRKFWLDRARTAAISRHTNAFKLNEDVVIPLPRMGEYCDGIERINIELSLRNKLALCDALERFLRGSLPLHQGDAALDAEALVGERRVAALDAVNSVRHRWQWLLDHLDLPLAEAEAHFHRFSIRAGPLRNQAPAVTLFHRLQDYSLRASWKTELRPQLTGIFEGVVYRPVLEEITAIHRRVLRSRLFVALHMHAGDGNVHTNIPVNSDDYEMLQAAYAVVERIMRLARELDGVVSGEHGIGMTKLEFLGDADLQPFRDYKSRVDPAGHFNKGKLLPGGDLSRAYTPSFSLLGTESLIMEQSEIGNIAAMVKDCLRCGKCKPVCSTHVPRANLLYSPRNKILATSLLIEAFLYEEQTRRGVSLRHFDEFSDVADHCTICHKCVNPCPVDIDFGNVSISMRNLLREQGRKKFVPAKAAAMAFLTMKDPATIKLVRKLMIDWGYRAQRLAHHGAVWLGLLRTQTRQPPATLGAPSLRSQIIHFINKPMPSGVPKRTARALLDIEDDRIVPIIRDPQKLAAADYDGEAVFYFPGCGSERLFSQVGLATQAILWEIGAQTVLPPGYLCCGYPQTAAGEADQGRAITTDNRVLFHRVANTLNYLDIRTIIVSCGTCMDQLEKYHFEQIFPGCRLLDIHEYLLEKGVRLDGIAGSRYLYHDPCHAPMRTMPGIKVVNQLMGQSVELSERCCGESGTLAVTRPDVSTQVRFRKQEEIERAAARLRSDGFSGEVRLLTACPSCLQGLSRYNGDADTVADYIVVEIARRQLGEDWMARYISAATAGGIERVLL from the coding sequence ATGAACGCACGCCTGCGCGAGATTCCCTACAACTACACATCGTTTTCCGATCGCGAGATCGTCATTCGCCTGCTCGGCGAAGACATGTGGGCACTGCTCGACGAGTTGCGTACCGAGCGGGTCACTGGCCGATCGGCACGGATGCTCTACGAGGTACTCGGCGACATCTGGGTGGTGCAGCGCAACCCGTACCTCGAGGACGATCTGCTCGCCAGTGGCTCGCGCCGCGAAGCGCTGGTCGAGGCGCTGCGGCATCGCCTGCGCGAGATCGACAAACGCCGGCACGGCAACAGCCGCGTACAGCAGCTGCTGGTCGCTGCCCGACAGGCAGTGGACGACTTCGAACGGCACTTCGCCGAGATAGCCCGGCTGCGCTCCCGGGCAGCCCGCGTACTGGCCAGGCACACGCGCCGCGACAACATCGCCTTCGACGGACTGGCGCGCGTGGCGCACGTGACCGACGCCACCGACTGGCGGGTCGAGTATCCCTTTGTCGTCCTCCATCCGGACAGCGAGGCGGAGATCGCACCGCTGGTACGTGACTGCATCGAGCTCGGCCTGAGCATCATCCCGCGCGGCGGCGGCACCGGCTACACCGGCGGTGCGATTCCGCTGACGCCGCTCGCAGCGGTCATCAACACCGAGAAGCTGAGCGACATCGGCGCGGTCGACGAACGGACGCTGCCGGGCTGCGACCGGCCCTGCGCCACCATCCGCACGGGTGCCGGGGTCGTCACGGCCCGCGTCGCCGAAGCAGCGGCCGCTGCCGGCCGGGTCTTTGCCGTCGATCCGACATCGGCCGAAGCCTCGTGCATTGGCGGCAACATCGCGATGAACGCCGGCGGCAAGAAAGCCGTGCTCTGGGGCACCGCGCTCGACAACCTCGCCTGGTGGAAGATGGTCGATGCCACCGGGCATGAGATGGAGATCACGCGCCTCGATCACAACCTGGGCAAGATCCACGAGCAGGAACTCGTGCGCTTCGAGATCCGGCGGCTGCGGGGCGACGGACGCACACCCCATGGCGAAGCCGAAATCCTTGCGATTCCCGGCACGCAGTTTCGCCGCAGCGGTCTCGGCAAGGATGTGACCGACAAGTTCCTCGCCGGTCTGCCCGGGGTGCAGAAAGAGGGAACCGACGGTCTGATCGTTGCCGCCCGCTGGATCCTGCATCAGATGCCGCGGCACACGCGCACCGTCTGCCTCGAGTTCTTCGGCCAGGTGCGCGAAGCGGTACCGGCGATCGTCGAGATCACTGATCACTTCAAGCCTGGCGGAGCCGGCAAGGAAAACGGGGTCCTGCTCGCCGGCCTCGAACACCTCGACGAGCGCTACCTGCGCGCCGTTGGCTACGCGACCAAAGCCAAGCGCCGGGCGGAAACGGCCGGGCGGCCGAAGATGGTGCTGCTCGGCGACATCGTTGGTGACGATGAAGCGGCAGTGATGCGCGCCGCCTCGGAGGTCGTACGGCTGTGCAACCTGCGCAGTGCCGAGGGCTTCATCGCCGTCGACGCCGAGACGCGGCGCAAGTTCTGGCTCGACCGCGCGCGCACCGCCGCCATCTCCCGCCATACCAACGCCTTCAAGCTGAACGAGGATGTGGTGATTCCGCTGCCGCGCATGGGCGAGTACTGCGACGGCATCGAGCGCATCAACATCGAGCTTTCGCTGCGCAACAAGCTGGCCCTGTGCGATGCGCTGGAGCGTTTCCTGCGCGGCAGCCTGCCGCTGCATCAGGGCGATGCCGCGCTCGACGCGGAAGCGCTGGTCGGCGAGCGGCGGGTTGCCGCACTGGACGCCGTGAACAGCGTACGCCATCGCTGGCAATGGCTGCTCGACCATCTCGACCTGCCGCTGGCGGAAGCGGAAGCGCACTTCCATCGCTTCAGCATTCGCGCCGGACCGCTGCGCAACCAGGCACCGGCAGTGACACTCTTCCATCGCCTGCAGGACTACTCGCTGCGCGCTTCGTGGAAGACCGAGCTCAGGCCGCAGCTCACGGGAATCTTCGAGGGCGTCGTCTATCGCCCGGTGCTCGAAGAGATCACGGCGATCCATCGCCGCGTCCTGCGCAGCCGCCTGTTCGTCGCCCTGCACATGCACGCGGGCGATGGCAACGTGCATACGAACATACCGGTCAACTCGGATGACTATGAGATGCTGCAGGCGGCCTACGCGGTCGTCGAACGCATCATGCGCCTGGCGCGCGAACTCGACGGCGTCGTCTCCGGCGAGCATGGGATCGGCATGACCAAGCTGGAGTTCCTCGGCGACGCGGATCTGCAGCCGTTTCGTGATTACAAGTCACGGGTGGATCCCGCCGGTCATTTCAACAAGGGCAAGCTGCTGCCAGGCGGCGACCTGAGCCGGGCCTACACACCCTCCTTCTCGCTACTGGGCACCGAATCGCTGATCATGGAGCAGTCCGAGATCGGCAACATCGCAGCGATGGTCAAGGACTGTCTGCGTTGCGGCAAGTGCAAACCGGTATGCTCGACGCACGTGCCGCGTGCCAACCTGCTCTACTCGCCGCGCAACAAGATCCTGGCGACGTCGCTGCTGATCGAGGCCTTCCTCTACGAGGAGCAGACCCGACGCGGGGTCTCGCTGCGACATTTCGACGAATTCAGCGACGTCGCCGATCACTGCACCATCTGCCACAAGTGTGTCAACCCGTGCCCCGTCGACATCGACTTCGGCAACGTCTCGATCAGCATGCGCAACCTGCTGCGCGAACAGGGACGGAAGAAGTTCGTCCCCGCCAAGGCGGCAGCGATGGCCTTCCTGACGATGAAGGATCCGGCGACGATCAAGCTCGTGCGCAAGCTGATGATCGACTGGGGCTACCGGGCGCAACGGCTGGCACATCACGGCGCCGTCTGGCTGGGGCTGCTGCGGACCCAGACCCGGCAGCCGCCAGCGACGCTGGGCGCGCCATCGCTGCGGTCGCAGATCATTCATTTCATCAACAAGCCGATGCCGTCCGGTGTGCCGAAGCGGACGGCGCGGGCGCTCCTCGACATCGAGGACGACCGCATCGTGCCGATCATCCGTGATCCGCAAAAGCTCGCTGCCGCCGACTACGACGGCGAGGCGGTCTTCTACTTCCCGGGCTGCGGCTCGGAGCGCCTGTTCTCGCAGGTCGGGCTGGCGACCCAGGCGATCCTCTGGGAGATCGGTGCGCAGACCGTTCTGCCCCCGGGCTACCTGTGCTGCGGCTATCCGCAGACTGCGGCCGGCGAAGCCGACCAGGGCCGGGCGATCACGACCGACAACCGGGTGCTCTTTCACCGCGTCGCCAACACACTGAATTATCTCGACATCAGAACGATCATCGTCTCCTGCGGTACCTGCATGGACCAGCTCGAGAAGTATCACTTCGAGCAGATCTTCCCGGGCTGCCGCCTGCTCGACATTCATGAGTACCTCCTCGAGAAGGGTGTGCGGCTCGACGGCATCGCCGGCAGCCGCTACCTGTACCACGATCCTTGTCACGCGCCGATGCGCACGATGCCGGGAATCAAGGTGGTCAACCAGCTGATGGGGCAGTCGGTGGAGCTCTCCGAGCGCTGCTGCGGCGAGTCCGGTACGCTGGCGGTGACACGCCCCGACGTGTCGACGCAAGTACGCTTCCGCAAACAGGAGGAGATCGAAAGGGCTGCCGCCAGGCTGCGCAGCGACGGTTTCAGCGGCGAGGTCAGGCTCCTGACGGCCTGCCCGTCATGCCTGCAGGGCCTGTCGCGCTACAATGGCGACGCCGACACGGTGGCAGACTACATCGTCGTCGAGATCGCCCGCCGGCAACTCGGCGAGGACTGGATGGCACGCTACATCAGCGCCGCCACCGCGGGCGGCATCGAGCGGGTCCTCCTCTAG
- the ilvA gene encoding threonine ammonia-lyase, biosynthetic: MSTDYLERILNARVYDVAIETPLDGAPGLSARIGNRVLLKREDLQPVFSFKLRGAYNKIIHLSKEKLKRGVICASAGNHAQGVALAAAKIGCRAVIVMPTTTPQIKIQAVRQRGGEVVLAGESYDDAYAHALEIEKSERLGFVHPFDDPDVIAGQGTIGMEILRQHAQPIDAIFCCVGGGGLISGIAAYVKRLRPATRIVGVEAVDADAMARSLRAGKRVRLEHVGLFADGAAVKYVGEETFRLCQAYVDEMVLVDTDAICAAIKDVFEDTRAVLEPAGALAIAGVKEYAGRHRLQGKTLIATASGANINFDRLRFVAERAEIGEQREAVFAVTLPERPGAYKQFVALIGARSITEFNYRYNDQREAHVFVGIQVASRAESVRLLQHLRKHGYPTLDLTDDEMAKGHIRHLVGGHSPTISNEIVYRFEFPERPGALMNFLNRMSAGWNISLFHYRNHGADYGRVLVGMQVPPDEMGDFRQFLRTLGYAHWDETGNQAYRLFLA, translated from the coding sequence ATGTCTACGGATTACCTCGAGAGAATTCTCAACGCCCGGGTCTATGACGTGGCGATCGAAACCCCGCTGGATGGGGCACCAGGCCTGTCGGCACGCATCGGCAATCGGGTGCTGCTCAAGCGCGAGGACCTGCAGCCCGTCTTCTCCTTCAAGCTGCGCGGCGCGTACAACAAGATCATTCATCTGTCGAAGGAGAAGCTCAAGCGCGGTGTGATCTGCGCTTCAGCGGGCAACCATGCCCAGGGCGTTGCCCTGGCTGCCGCCAAGATTGGCTGCCGGGCCGTGATCGTCATGCCGACGACGACGCCGCAGATCAAGATCCAGGCGGTACGGCAGCGCGGCGGCGAAGTGGTGCTCGCCGGCGAGTCCTACGATGACGCCTATGCGCACGCCCTGGAGATCGAGAAGAGCGAGCGGCTGGGCTTCGTGCATCCATTTGACGATCCGGACGTGATCGCCGGCCAGGGTACCATCGGCATGGAGATCCTGCGCCAGCATGCGCAGCCGATTGACGCCATCTTCTGCTGTGTCGGTGGCGGTGGCCTGATCTCGGGTATTGCCGCCTACGTCAAGCGCCTGCGACCGGCGACCAGGATCGTCGGCGTCGAAGCGGTCGACGCCGACGCGATGGCGCGTTCACTGCGTGCCGGCAAGCGTGTCCGGCTCGAACACGTCGGCCTGTTTGCCGACGGCGCCGCGGTCAAGTACGTCGGCGAGGAGACGTTCCGCCTCTGTCAGGCCTACGTCGACGAAATGGTGCTGGTCGACACCGACGCCATCTGCGCCGCCATCAAGGACGTCTTCGAGGACACGCGCGCCGTGCTCGAACCGGCGGGCGCGCTGGCGATTGCGGGCGTCAAGGAATACGCCGGGCGGCATCGGCTGCAGGGCAAGACGCTGATCGCCACCGCATCGGGCGCCAACATCAACTTCGACCGGCTGCGTTTCGTCGCCGAACGGGCGGAGATCGGCGAGCAGCGCGAGGCGGTCTTTGCCGTGACGCTGCCCGAGCGCCCGGGCGCCTACAAGCAGTTCGTAGCCCTGATCGGTGCTCGCAGCATCACCGAGTTCAACTACCGCTACAACGATCAGCGTGAGGCGCATGTCTTCGTCGGCATCCAGGTTGCTTCGCGTGCCGAGTCGGTACGCCTGTTGCAGCATCTGCGCAAGCACGGCTACCCGACTCTCGACCTGACCGATGACGAAATGGCAAAGGGCCACATCCGCCATCTGGTGGGCGGGCACTCGCCAACGATCAGCAACGAGATCGTTTACCGTTTCGAGTTCCCCGAGCGACCGGGAGCGCTGATGAACTTCCTCAACCGGATGAGTGCCGGCTGGAACATCAGCCTTTTCCACTATCGCAACCACGGTGCGGACTACGGTCGCGTGCTGGTCGGCATGCAGGTGCCGCCCGACGAGATGGGCGACTTCCGGCAATTCCTGCGCACGCTCGGTTACGCGCACTGGGACGAGACCGGCAACCAGGCTTACCGGCTCTTCCTCGCCTAG
- a CDS encoding DUF971 domain-containing protein, with translation MAGLDASTRIPTEIKLHQKSRLLEVSFDGGERFQLSYEFLRVFTPSAEARGHGPGQEVLQVGKRHVDIERVESVGNYAIRPIFSDGHDSGLYSWDLLYNLGRNHDALWQAYLERLQRAGATRDAPAQAGPLAVKAHGGCRKS, from the coding sequence ATGGCTGGGCTGGACGCTAGCACCAGAATTCCGACCGAGATCAAGCTGCACCAGAAGTCGCGCCTGCTGGAAGTGAGCTTCGATGGCGGCGAGCGCTTCCAGTTGAGCTACGAGTTCCTGCGGGTGTTCACGCCGTCGGCGGAAGCGCGGGGGCATGGCCCTGGGCAGGAGGTGCTGCAGGTCGGCAAGCGCCACGTGGACATCGAGCGGGTCGAGTCGGTCGGCAACTACGCCATCCGACCGATCTTCTCCGACGGCCACGACAGCGGGCTGTATTCGTGGGATCTGCTCTACAACCTCGGCCGGAATCATGACGCGCTCTGGCAAGCCTACCTGGAGCGTCTGCAGCGTGCCGGAGCGACCCGCGATGCACCGGCGCAGGCCGGACCGCTAGCCGTCAAGGCGCATGGCGGCTGCCGGAAATCCTGA
- the ubiE gene encoding bifunctional demethylmenaquinone methyltransferase/2-methoxy-6-polyprenyl-1,4-benzoquinol methylase UbiE, with the protein MSSDKSTTHFGYQQIAEDQKARHVADVFDSVAERYDLMNDLMSAGLHRLWKAFTIAKSGVRPGWRVLDVAGGTGDLALAFARKLGDQGQIWLTDINHAMLARGRDRLCDKGFIVPVAQCDAEKLPFPDEHFDCVTVAFGLRNMTHKDRALAEMRRVLRPGGRLLVLEFSQVWKPLAPAYDFYSFKLIPRLGQMVTGDEASYRYLAESIRVHPDQQALKELMEQAGLERVEYFNLAFGVVALHRGFKF; encoded by the coding sequence ATGAGCAGCGACAAGAGCACGACACACTTCGGCTATCAGCAGATCGCCGAAGACCAGAAGGCACGGCACGTCGCGGATGTGTTCGATTCCGTCGCCGAACGCTACGATCTGATGAACGATCTGATGTCGGCAGGGCTGCACCGCCTCTGGAAGGCGTTCACGATCGCCAAGAGCGGGGTTCGGCCGGGATGGCGCGTGCTCGACGTCGCCGGAGGCACCGGTGACCTGGCACTGGCATTCGCCAGGAAGCTGGGCGACCAAGGGCAGATCTGGCTGACCGACATCAATCACGCGATGCTGGCGCGGGGACGCGACCGCCTGTGCGACAAGGGCTTCATCGTCCCCGTGGCGCAGTGCGATGCCGAGAAACTGCCGTTTCCGGATGAGCATTTCGATTGCGTGACGGTCGCCTTCGGTCTGCGCAACATGACGCACAAGGATCGGGCGCTGGCGGAGATGCGGCGCGTGCTGCGGCCCGGTGGGCGCCTGCTCGTACTCGAGTTTTCCCAGGTCTGGAAGCCGCTGGCACCGGCTTACGATTTCTACTCGTTCAAGCTGATCCCGCGCCTCGGCCAGATGGTCACCGGTGACGAGGCCAGTTACCGCTACCTCGCTGAATCGATTCGCGTCCACCCCGACCAGCAGGCTCTCAAGGAGCTGATGGAACAGGCCGGCCTGGAAAGGGTCGAGTACTTCAACCTGGCATTCGGTGTCGTGGCGTTGCACCGCGGCTTCAAGTTCTGA
- a CDS encoding DUF3459 domain-containing protein — MSAAASWWQRGIIYQVYPRSFQDSNGDGVGDLAGIIARLDYLHGLNVDIIWLSPIYPSPMHDFGYDVADYCAIDPLFGSMADFDRLLAEVHRRGMRLVLDLVPNHSSHRHPWFIASRSSRDDPRRAWYIWRDPAPDGGPPNNWLSHFGGPAWTFDEGSGQYYMHQFLPQQPELNHRHPEVLPAMLDCMRFWLDKGVDGFRVDVIGMLLKDPLFRDEPANPAWNGIREYQSLLHVHTANLPEVHGLIRQMRAFLDGWDDRLMIGELYLPNAELVRYYGNEDGAECHLPFNFQLIRAPWDAAVIRRVVDEYEALLPVHAWPNWVLGNHDQKRLATRVGLSQARVANMLLLTLRGTPTCYYGDEIGMLDVPLPLTLMQDPPALRQPEIAHLVGRDPQRTPMQWDASANAGFAAAGVRSWLPLAADCSTRNVASQAADPASPLGFFRAMTALRRAEPALASGFYQSLDADQPDVFAYLRGDRGSTLLVLLNFGAERRRPALPLSDAAADLLLSTAMTAPRRLSLAQLVLEPDEGMVLRLPAGSRVSRSVLSGG; from the coding sequence ATGAGCGCTGCCGCCAGCTGGTGGCAGCGCGGCATCATTTACCAAGTCTACCCGCGCTCGTTCCAGGACAGCAACGGCGATGGCGTGGGCGACCTGGCGGGGATCATCGCCCGCCTGGATTACCTGCACGGTCTCAACGTCGACATCATCTGGCTGTCACCGATCTATCCCTCACCGATGCATGACTTCGGTTACGACGTCGCCGACTACTGTGCCATCGATCCCCTCTTCGGCAGCATGGCCGACTTCGACCGCCTGCTGGCCGAGGTGCACCGGCGTGGCATGCGGCTTGTTCTCGACCTGGTTCCCAATCACAGCTCACATCGGCATCCCTGGTTCATCGCCAGCCGCAGTAGCCGCGACGACCCGCGGCGTGCGTGGTACATCTGGCGCGACCCGGCGCCCGATGGCGGACCGCCGAACAACTGGCTGAGCCACTTCGGCGGCCCGGCCTGGACCTTCGACGAAGGCAGCGGACAGTACTACATGCACCAGTTCCTGCCGCAACAGCCGGAACTGAACCATCGTCACCCCGAAGTCCTGCCGGCGATGCTCGACTGCATGCGTTTCTGGCTCGACAAGGGGGTCGATGGCTTCCGTGTCGACGTCATCGGCATGCTCCTGAAGGACCCGCTGTTCCGTGATGAACCGGCGAACCCAGCCTGGAACGGAATTCGCGAGTACCAGAGCCTGCTGCACGTGCACACGGCCAACCTTCCCGAAGTACATGGCCTGATCCGCCAGATGCGGGCGTTTCTCGACGGCTGGGACGACCGCCTGATGATCGGCGAACTCTACCTGCCGAATGCCGAGTTGGTCCGCTACTACGGCAATGAGGACGGCGCGGAGTGCCACCTGCCATTCAACTTCCAGCTCATCCGCGCCCCCTGGGACGCCGCCGTCATCCGCCGCGTGGTGGACGAGTACGAGGCGCTGCTGCCCGTGCACGCGTGGCCCAATTGGGTGCTCGGCAATCACGACCAGAAGCGGCTGGCGACCCGTGTCGGGTTGTCTCAGGCGCGGGTCGCCAACATGCTGCTGCTGACGCTGCGCGGCACGCCAACCTGCTATTACGGCGACGAGATCGGCATGCTCGACGTGCCGCTGCCACTGACACTGATGCAGGATCCGCCGGCACTCAGGCAGCCCGAAATCGCGCATCTCGTCGGCCGCGACCCGCAGCGCACGCCGATGCAGTGGGATGCCTCGGCGAATGCCGGTTTTGCGGCCGCCGGGGTCCGTTCCTGGCTGCCGCTGGCAGCGGATTGCAGCACGCGCAACGTTGCCAGCCAAGCGGCCGATCCGGCCTCGCCGCTCGGGTTCTTCCGCGCCATGACCGCACTGCGGCGAGCCGAACCGGCGCTCGCCAGCGGTTTCTACCAGTCGCTCGACGCCGACCAGCCGGACGTCTTCGCCTACCTGCGCGGCGATCGGGGCAGCACGTTGCTCGTGCTGCTCAACTTCGGCGCCGAGCGTCGGCGCCCGGCGCTGCCGCTGTCCGACGCTGCGGCCGACCTCCTGCTGTCAACGGCGATGACGGCGCCCAGGAGGCTCAGCCTGGCGCAACTGGTCCTCGAACCAGACGAAGGCATGGTGCTGCGGCTTCCTGCCGGCAGCCGCGTTTCCCGGTCGGTGCTGTCTGGCGGTTGA